A section of the Chlorocebus sabaeus isolate Y175 chromosome 17, mChlSab1.0.hap1, whole genome shotgun sequence genome encodes:
- the LOC103221837 gene encoding popy class I histocompatibility antigen, alpha chain E isoform X4 has product MTLRTLLLLLSSLTKTWAGSHSLKYFHTSVSRPGRGEPRFISVGYVDDTQFVRYDSDAASPRMEPRAPWVEQEGLEYWDQETRSARDTAQAFRVNLQTLLGYYNQSEAGSHTLQWMHGCDLGPDGRFLRGYEQFAYDGKDYLTLNEDLRSWSAVDTVAQISERKLNDGSEAEHQRAYLEDTCVEWLRRYLENGKETLQRPEITVTWQRDGEDQTQDTELVETRPAGDGTFQKWAAVVVPSGEEQRYTCHVQHEGLPEPRALRWGRKGWSYSQAVCSNSAQGSDESLTAYKT; this is encoded by the exons ATGACACTAAGAACCCTACTTCTCCTGCTCTCGTCCCTTACCAAGACCTGGGCGG GCTCCCACTCCTTGAAGTATTTCCACACTTCCGTGTCCCGGCCCGGCCGCGGGGAGCCCCGCTTCATCTCCGTGGGCTACGTGGACGACACCCAGTTCGTGCGGTACGATAGCGATGCCGCGAGTCCGAGGATGGAGCCGCGGGCGCCGTGGGTGGAGCAGGAGGGGCTGGAGTATTGGGACCAGGAGACACGGAGCGCCAGGGACACCGCACAGGCTTTCCGAGTGAACCTGCAGACCCTGCTCGGCTACTACAACCAGAGCGAGGCCG GGTCTCATACCCTCCAGTGGATGCATGGCTGCGACCTGGGGCCCGACGGGCGCTTCCTCCGCGGATATGAACAGTTCGCCTACGACGGCAAGGATTATCTCACCCTGAATGAGGACCTGCGCTCCTGGTCCGCGGTGGACACGGTGGCTCAGATCTCTGAGCGAAAGTTAAATGATGGCTCTGAGGCGGAGCACCAGAGAGCCTACCTGGAAGACACATGCGTGGAGTGGCTCCGCAGATACCTGGAGAATGGGAAGGAGACGCTGCAGCGCCCGG AGATCACAGTGACCTGGCAGCGGGATGGGGAGGACCAGACCCAGGACACGGAGCTTGTGGAGACCAGGCCTGCAGGGGATGGAACTTTCCAGAAGTGGGCAGCTGTGGTGGTACCTTCTGGAGAGGAGCAGAGATACACGTGCCATGTGCAGCATGAGGGGCTACCCGAGCCCCGAGCCCTGAGATGGG GTAGAAAAGGATGGAGCTACTCTCAGGCTGTGT GTAGCAACAGTGCCCAGGGGTCTGATGAGTCTCTCACAGCTTATAAAA CCTGA
- the LOC103221837 gene encoding popy class I histocompatibility antigen, alpha chain E isoform X5 has protein sequence MTLRTLLLLLSSLTKTWAGSHSLKYFHTSVSRPGRGEPRFISVGYVDDTQFVRYDSDAASPRMEPRAPWVEQEGLEYWDQETRSARDTAQAFRVNLQTLLGYYNQSEAGSHTLQWMHGCDLGPDGRFLRGYEQFAYDGKDYLTLNEDLRSWSAVDTVAQISERKLNDGSEAEHQRAYLEDTCVEWLRRYLENGKETLQRPDPPKTHVTHYPVSDHEATLRCWALGFYPAEITVTWQRDGEDQTQDTELVETRPAGDGTFQKWAAVVVPSGEEQRYTCHVQHEGLPEPRALRWEPPSQHSIPIVGIIAGLVLLGAVVAAVMWRRKSSVTVLDTSLGSKTRRFLEDLMALPPPWPVT, from the exons ATGACACTAAGAACCCTACTTCTCCTGCTCTCGTCCCTTACCAAGACCTGGGCGG GCTCCCACTCCTTGAAGTATTTCCACACTTCCGTGTCCCGGCCCGGCCGCGGGGAGCCCCGCTTCATCTCCGTGGGCTACGTGGACGACACCCAGTTCGTGCGGTACGATAGCGATGCCGCGAGTCCGAGGATGGAGCCGCGGGCGCCGTGGGTGGAGCAGGAGGGGCTGGAGTATTGGGACCAGGAGACACGGAGCGCCAGGGACACCGCACAGGCTTTCCGAGTGAACCTGCAGACCCTGCTCGGCTACTACAACCAGAGCGAGGCCG GGTCTCATACCCTCCAGTGGATGCATGGCTGCGACCTGGGGCCCGACGGGCGCTTCCTCCGCGGATATGAACAGTTCGCCTACGACGGCAAGGATTATCTCACCCTGAATGAGGACCTGCGCTCCTGGTCCGCGGTGGACACGGTGGCTCAGATCTCTGAGCGAAAGTTAAATGATGGCTCTGAGGCGGAGCACCAGAGAGCCTACCTGGAAGACACATGCGTGGAGTGGCTCCGCAGATACCTGGAGAATGGGAAGGAGACGCTGCAGCGCCCGG ACCCCCCAAAGACACACGTGACCCACTACCCCGTCTCTGATCATGAGGCCACCCTGAGGTGCTGGGCCCTGGGCTTCTACCCTGCAGAGATCACAGTGACCTGGCAGCGGGATGGGGAGGACCAGACCCAGGACACGGAGCTTGTGGAGACCAGGCCTGCAGGGGATGGAACTTTCCAGAAGTGGGCAGCTGTGGTGGTACCTTCTGGAGAGGAGCAGAGATACACGTGCCATGTGCAGCATGAGGGGCTACCCGAGCCCCGAGCCCTGAGATGGG AGCCGCCTTCCCAACACTCCATCCCCATCGTGGGCATCATTGCTGGCCTGGTTCTCCTTGGAGCTGTGGTTGCTGCTGtgatgtggaggaggaagagctcag TCACAGTTCTGGATACTTCTCTGGGATCCAAGACTAGGAGGTTCCTCGAGGACCTTATggccctgcctcctccctggCCCGTCACATGA
- the LOC103221837 gene encoding popy class I histocompatibility antigen, alpha chain E isoform X3, which yields MTLRTLLLLLSSLTKTWAGSHSLKYFHTSVSRPGRGEPRFISVGYVDDTQFVRYDSDAASPRMEPRAPWVEQEGLEYWDQETRSARDTAQAFRVNLQTLLGYYNQSEAGSHTLQWMHGCDLGPDGRFLRGYEQFAYDGKDYLTLNEDLRSWSAVDTVAQISERKLNDGSEAEHQRAYLEDTCVEWLRRYLENGKETLQRPDPPKTHVTHYPVSDHEATLRCWALGFYPAEITVTWQRDGEDQTQDTELVETRPAGDGTFQKWAAVVVPSGEEQRYTCHVQHEGLPEPRALRWGRKGWSYSQAVCSNSAQGSDESLTAYKT from the exons ATGACACTAAGAACCCTACTTCTCCTGCTCTCGTCCCTTACCAAGACCTGGGCGG GCTCCCACTCCTTGAAGTATTTCCACACTTCCGTGTCCCGGCCCGGCCGCGGGGAGCCCCGCTTCATCTCCGTGGGCTACGTGGACGACACCCAGTTCGTGCGGTACGATAGCGATGCCGCGAGTCCGAGGATGGAGCCGCGGGCGCCGTGGGTGGAGCAGGAGGGGCTGGAGTATTGGGACCAGGAGACACGGAGCGCCAGGGACACCGCACAGGCTTTCCGAGTGAACCTGCAGACCCTGCTCGGCTACTACAACCAGAGCGAGGCCG GGTCTCATACCCTCCAGTGGATGCATGGCTGCGACCTGGGGCCCGACGGGCGCTTCCTCCGCGGATATGAACAGTTCGCCTACGACGGCAAGGATTATCTCACCCTGAATGAGGACCTGCGCTCCTGGTCCGCGGTGGACACGGTGGCTCAGATCTCTGAGCGAAAGTTAAATGATGGCTCTGAGGCGGAGCACCAGAGAGCCTACCTGGAAGACACATGCGTGGAGTGGCTCCGCAGATACCTGGAGAATGGGAAGGAGACGCTGCAGCGCCCGG ACCCCCCAAAGACACACGTGACCCACTACCCCGTCTCTGATCATGAGGCCACCCTGAGGTGCTGGGCCCTGGGCTTCTACCCTGCAGAGATCACAGTGACCTGGCAGCGGGATGGGGAGGACCAGACCCAGGACACGGAGCTTGTGGAGACCAGGCCTGCAGGGGATGGAACTTTCCAGAAGTGGGCAGCTGTGGTGGTACCTTCTGGAGAGGAGCAGAGATACACGTGCCATGTGCAGCATGAGGGGCTACCCGAGCCCCGAGCCCTGAGATGGG GTAGAAAAGGATGGAGCTACTCTCAGGCTGTGT GTAGCAACAGTGCCCAGGGGTCTGATGAGTCTCTCACAGCTTATAAAA CCTGA
- the LOC119618173 gene encoding popy class I histocompatibility antigen, alpha chain E isoform X2, whose translation MALRTLLLLLLALTETWAGSHSLKYFHTSVSRPGRGEPRFISVGYVDDTQFVQYDSDAASPRMEPRAWWMEQERSEYWDQETRSARDTAQAFRMNLQTLRGYYNQSETGSHTLQWMHGCDLGPDGRFLRGYEQFAYDGKDYLTLNEDLRSWSAVDTAAQISARKSNDGSEAEHQRAYLEDTCVEWLRRYLENGKETLQRPEPPKTHVTHHPVSDHEATLRCWALGFYPAEITVTWQRDGEDQTQDTELVETRPAGDGTFQKWAAVVVPSGEEQRYTCHVQHEGLPEPLTLRWEPSSQSTIPVVGIIAGLFFLGAVVTGALVAAVMWRRKSSGRKGGSYSQAVCSDGAQGSDESLTA comes from the exons ATGGCACTACGAACCCTACTTCTCCTGCTCTTGGCCCTTACCGAGACCTGGGCGG GCTCCCACTCCTTGAAGTATTTCCACACTTCCGTGTCCCGGCCCGGCCGCGGGGAGCCCCGCTTCATCTCCGTGGGCTACGTGGACGACACCCAGTTCGTGCAGTACGACAGCGATGCGGCGAGTCCGAGGATGGAGCCGCGGGCGTGGTGGATGGAGCAGGAGCGGTCGGAGTATTGGGACCAGGAGACACGGAGCGCCAGGGACACCGCACAGGCTTTCCGAATGAACCTGCAGACCCTGCGCGGCTACTACAACCAGAGCGAGACCG GGTCTCATACCCTCCAGTGGATGCATGGCTGCGACCTGGGGCCGGACGGGCGCTTCCTCCGCGGATATGAACAGTTCGCCTACGACGGCAAGGATTATCTCACCCTGAATGAGGACCTGCGCTCCTGGTCCGCGGTGGACACGGCGGCTCAGATCTCCGCGCGAAAGTCAAATGATGGCTCTGAGGCGGAGCACCAGAGAGCCTACCTGGAAGACACATGCGTGGAGTGGCTCCGCAGATACCTGGAGAATGGGAAGGAGACGCTGCAGCGCCCGG AACCCCCAAAGACACACGTGACCCACCACCCCGTCTCTGATCATGAGGCCACCCTGAGGTGCTGGGCCCTGGGCTTCTACCCTGCGGAGATCACAGTGACCTGGCAGCGGGATGGGGAGGACCAGACCCAGGACACGGAGCTTGTGGAGACCAGGCCTGCAGGGGATGGAACTTTCCAGAAGTGGGCAGCTGTGGTGGTACCTTCTGGAGAGGAGCAGAGATACACGTGCCATGTGCAGCATGAGGGGCTACCTGAGCCCCTCACCCTGAGATGGG AGCCGTCTTCCCAGTCCACCATCCCCGTCGTGGGCATCATTGCTGGCCTGTTTTTCCTTGGAGCTGTGGTCACTGGAGCCTTGGTTGCTGCTGtgatgtggaggaggaagagctcag
- the LOC103221837 gene encoding popy class I histocompatibility antigen, alpha chain E isoform X2: MTLRTLLLLLSSLTKTWAGSHSLKYFHTSVSRPGRGEPRFISVGYVDDTQFVRYDSDAASPRMEPRAPWVEQEGLEYWDQETRSARDTAQAFRVNLQTLLGYYNQSEAGSHTLQWMHGCDLGPDGRFLRGYEQFAYDGKDYLTLNEDLRSWSAVDTVAQISERKLNDGSEAEHQRAYLEDTCVEWLRRYLENGKETLQRPEITVTWQRDGEDQTQDTELVETRPAGDGTFQKWAAVVVPSGEEQRYTCHVQHEGLPEPRALRWEPPSQHSIPIVGIIAGLVLLGAVVAAVMWRRKSSGRKGWSYSQAVCSNSAQGSDESLTAYKT; encoded by the exons ATGACACTAAGAACCCTACTTCTCCTGCTCTCGTCCCTTACCAAGACCTGGGCGG GCTCCCACTCCTTGAAGTATTTCCACACTTCCGTGTCCCGGCCCGGCCGCGGGGAGCCCCGCTTCATCTCCGTGGGCTACGTGGACGACACCCAGTTCGTGCGGTACGATAGCGATGCCGCGAGTCCGAGGATGGAGCCGCGGGCGCCGTGGGTGGAGCAGGAGGGGCTGGAGTATTGGGACCAGGAGACACGGAGCGCCAGGGACACCGCACAGGCTTTCCGAGTGAACCTGCAGACCCTGCTCGGCTACTACAACCAGAGCGAGGCCG GGTCTCATACCCTCCAGTGGATGCATGGCTGCGACCTGGGGCCCGACGGGCGCTTCCTCCGCGGATATGAACAGTTCGCCTACGACGGCAAGGATTATCTCACCCTGAATGAGGACCTGCGCTCCTGGTCCGCGGTGGACACGGTGGCTCAGATCTCTGAGCGAAAGTTAAATGATGGCTCTGAGGCGGAGCACCAGAGAGCCTACCTGGAAGACACATGCGTGGAGTGGCTCCGCAGATACCTGGAGAATGGGAAGGAGACGCTGCAGCGCCCGG AGATCACAGTGACCTGGCAGCGGGATGGGGAGGACCAGACCCAGGACACGGAGCTTGTGGAGACCAGGCCTGCAGGGGATGGAACTTTCCAGAAGTGGGCAGCTGTGGTGGTACCTTCTGGAGAGGAGCAGAGATACACGTGCCATGTGCAGCATGAGGGGCTACCCGAGCCCCGAGCCCTGAGATGGG AGCCGCCTTCCCAACACTCCATCCCCATCGTGGGCATCATTGCTGGCCTGGTTCTCCTTGGAGCTGTGGTTGCTGCTGtgatgtggaggaggaagagctcag GTAGAAAAGGATGGAGCTACTCTCAGGCTGTGT GTAGCAACAGTGCCCAGGGGTCTGATGAGTCTCTCACAGCTTATAAAA CCTGA
- the LOC103221837 gene encoding popy class I histocompatibility antigen, alpha chain E isoform X1: MTLRTLLLLLSSLTKTWAGSHSLKYFHTSVSRPGRGEPRFISVGYVDDTQFVRYDSDAASPRMEPRAPWVEQEGLEYWDQETRSARDTAQAFRVNLQTLLGYYNQSEAGSHTLQWMHGCDLGPDGRFLRGYEQFAYDGKDYLTLNEDLRSWSAVDTVAQISERKLNDGSEAEHQRAYLEDTCVEWLRRYLENGKETLQRPDPPKTHVTHYPVSDHEATLRCWALGFYPAEITVTWQRDGEDQTQDTELVETRPAGDGTFQKWAAVVVPSGEEQRYTCHVQHEGLPEPRALRWEPPSQHSIPIVGIIAGLVLLGAVVAAVMWRRKSSGRKGWSYSQAVCSNSAQGSDESLTAYKT; the protein is encoded by the exons ATGACACTAAGAACCCTACTTCTCCTGCTCTCGTCCCTTACCAAGACCTGGGCGG GCTCCCACTCCTTGAAGTATTTCCACACTTCCGTGTCCCGGCCCGGCCGCGGGGAGCCCCGCTTCATCTCCGTGGGCTACGTGGACGACACCCAGTTCGTGCGGTACGATAGCGATGCCGCGAGTCCGAGGATGGAGCCGCGGGCGCCGTGGGTGGAGCAGGAGGGGCTGGAGTATTGGGACCAGGAGACACGGAGCGCCAGGGACACCGCACAGGCTTTCCGAGTGAACCTGCAGACCCTGCTCGGCTACTACAACCAGAGCGAGGCCG GGTCTCATACCCTCCAGTGGATGCATGGCTGCGACCTGGGGCCCGACGGGCGCTTCCTCCGCGGATATGAACAGTTCGCCTACGACGGCAAGGATTATCTCACCCTGAATGAGGACCTGCGCTCCTGGTCCGCGGTGGACACGGTGGCTCAGATCTCTGAGCGAAAGTTAAATGATGGCTCTGAGGCGGAGCACCAGAGAGCCTACCTGGAAGACACATGCGTGGAGTGGCTCCGCAGATACCTGGAGAATGGGAAGGAGACGCTGCAGCGCCCGG ACCCCCCAAAGACACACGTGACCCACTACCCCGTCTCTGATCATGAGGCCACCCTGAGGTGCTGGGCCCTGGGCTTCTACCCTGCAGAGATCACAGTGACCTGGCAGCGGGATGGGGAGGACCAGACCCAGGACACGGAGCTTGTGGAGACCAGGCCTGCAGGGGATGGAACTTTCCAGAAGTGGGCAGCTGTGGTGGTACCTTCTGGAGAGGAGCAGAGATACACGTGCCATGTGCAGCATGAGGGGCTACCCGAGCCCCGAGCCCTGAGATGGG AGCCGCCTTCCCAACACTCCATCCCCATCGTGGGCATCATTGCTGGCCTGGTTCTCCTTGGAGCTGTGGTTGCTGCTGtgatgtggaggaggaagagctcag GTAGAAAAGGATGGAGCTACTCTCAGGCTGTGT GTAGCAACAGTGCCCAGGGGTCTGATGAGTCTCTCACAGCTTATAAAA CCTGA
- the LOC119618173 gene encoding popy class I histocompatibility antigen, alpha chain E isoform X1: protein MALRTLLLLLLALTETWAGSHSLKYFHTSVSRPGRGEPRFISVGYVDDTQFVQYDSDAASPRMEPRAWWMEQERSEYWDQETRSARDTAQAFRMNLQTLRGYYNQSETGSHTLQWMHGCDLGPDGRFLRGYEQFAYDGKDYLTLNEDLRSWSAVDTAAQISARKSNDGSEAEHQRAYLEDTCVEWLRRYLENGKETLQRPEPPKTHVTHHPVSDHEATLRCWALGFYPAEITVTWQRDGEDQTQDTELVETRPAGDGTFQKWAAVVVPSGEEQRYTCHVQHEGLPEPLTLRWGRKGGSYSQAVCSDGAQGSDESLTA from the exons ATGGCACTACGAACCCTACTTCTCCTGCTCTTGGCCCTTACCGAGACCTGGGCGG GCTCCCACTCCTTGAAGTATTTCCACACTTCCGTGTCCCGGCCCGGCCGCGGGGAGCCCCGCTTCATCTCCGTGGGCTACGTGGACGACACCCAGTTCGTGCAGTACGACAGCGATGCGGCGAGTCCGAGGATGGAGCCGCGGGCGTGGTGGATGGAGCAGGAGCGGTCGGAGTATTGGGACCAGGAGACACGGAGCGCCAGGGACACCGCACAGGCTTTCCGAATGAACCTGCAGACCCTGCGCGGCTACTACAACCAGAGCGAGACCG GGTCTCATACCCTCCAGTGGATGCATGGCTGCGACCTGGGGCCGGACGGGCGCTTCCTCCGCGGATATGAACAGTTCGCCTACGACGGCAAGGATTATCTCACCCTGAATGAGGACCTGCGCTCCTGGTCCGCGGTGGACACGGCGGCTCAGATCTCCGCGCGAAAGTCAAATGATGGCTCTGAGGCGGAGCACCAGAGAGCCTACCTGGAAGACACATGCGTGGAGTGGCTCCGCAGATACCTGGAGAATGGGAAGGAGACGCTGCAGCGCCCGG AACCCCCAAAGACACACGTGACCCACCACCCCGTCTCTGATCATGAGGCCACCCTGAGGTGCTGGGCCCTGGGCTTCTACCCTGCGGAGATCACAGTGACCTGGCAGCGGGATGGGGAGGACCAGACCCAGGACACGGAGCTTGTGGAGACCAGGCCTGCAGGGGATGGAACTTTCCAGAAGTGGGCAGCTGTGGTGGTACCTTCTGGAGAGGAGCAGAGATACACGTGCCATGTGCAGCATGAGGGGCTACCTGAGCCCCTCACCCTGAGATGGG